ACTAATACCAAGACCGTTGTGCCATTATCATAAACAGCCTGATACAAGACATTTTTTACTACCTGAGTAGGAGAACACTTGAGGAATTTGCAGAGTTTTTCAATTGTGTCAGTTCCGGGAGTTTCCCGTTTTTCATAAGTAGTAAATGGTGATTCTTGTGCATCAGCGGGCAAAGAAACAGCCTTTTCCACATTAGCTGCGTACTGACCATCTTCAGTGTAGAGAACCTCATCTTCACCAGCTTCAGCCAGCACCATAAATTCTTGGGAACCAGAACCACCAATTGCACCAGAATCAGCTTGTACAGCACGGAAAGCCAAACCAGAACGGCGCAGCATATTGCTGTAAGCTTGGTGCATATCTTGATAAGTTTTCTTCAGGCTTTCTTCATCAGTGTGGAAAGAATAGCCATCTTTCATAATGAATTCGCGTCCGCGCATTAAGCCAAAACGAGGGCGAATTTCATCACGAAATTTAGTTTGAATTTGATAGAGGTGCAAGGGTAATTGCCGATATGAGCGAATCATGTCCTTGGCAATAGTTGTAATTACCTCTTCATGAGTTGGCCCCAGACCTAATTCTCGCTCTTGACGGTCTTGGAGCGCAAACATGATACCCTCAGCTTGAGTGTAAGTGTCCCAGCGTCCCGACTCGCGCCATAACTCAGCAGGTTGCAGTTGGGGTAGCAAACACTCTTGTGCGCCCGTTGCGTTCATTTCTTCGCGGACAATTTGGGAGACTTTTTGCAGCACTCGCCACATGAGGGGGAGATAGGCGTAGATACCGCTACCGATGCGACGGATATAACCTGCACGGAGTAATAGTTTGTGACTGGGTATTTCAGCTTCAGCTGGGCTTTCCCGCAGCGTGACGAAAAGCATTTGAGAGAGTCGCATCGTTTTCCCTTTTTAGACTGAGCGATCGCTATCCCAGTCTAAAACACGATCGCGCTTCATATGCCAAGTTCTTAAATTAGTTGACTAGGGTTGAAAATCCGCAGCCCACACTTACAATTTTTTGTAGAGACGCGATGAATCGCGTCTGGAGGTTGCGGGTAACGATTGCATCCAGATGATTTATTACAGCTTTATTGTAATGAATTGCATCTTACATCGTCTCTAAAATGGGCAGTTAATGCTATTGAAATTGCTGCTATATCAAGTGCGGCAATTTACCATATTGTCGATAGCCTTATTAAAAAATTAAGTGCCACGTCTCGATATTTGTCTTTACGGATGATGTAAAACATATCGCCCAAAGTTAAGGCTGAAACATAGCCTTCAACCTGTCGCTGTGCCACAAGTAATAAAGTGCGATCGCTGTCTGCATAATAAATATCCCGCTCAAGGGCATCGAGAAAATATCTATCTCATATATTTATTGCAGCTAACGTGGTATGGAAACTAGGGGCGATCGCACGTCTGGGATGGTAGAAGGGCGATGGCTATCGCCTACCGCTTCGCTACCGCAACCTCTATCGCATACTACAGCCTCATTACGTCCCTTCTCACTTCTCCCTTTGGTTATAAATTCGTTGCTTATTTAACCCCCTAGTTGATGGATTTGTGTTTGGGGATCATATCTATCTTCAGCGGGGTTAAACAAGAGTAGATTATTAGTTAATTTTCTTTAAGACACTGAAAACAAGTTTCCGAAAAATTTAGGAAACCAAGCAATTAATAAATTTTTGGAGGGTAATATGGTATCCACATCAGTTGGTGCTTACGATCAAGGTAAAGAAGCTTTAAAAAGCTTGAGCATAGACGATCAACTAGGCTTGTTGTGGTTTGTTTACACCAAAATGGGTAAATCTGTCACACCAGCTGCTCCCGGTGCTTCTGGCTCAGATATCGCTGAGGGTTTGTTCAATCAAGTTAAGGCACTTCCTCATCCAGAACAGCTACAAGTTCAGCGCGACATTGCCTCAAACGCAAATACTCAAATTAGCCGCGAATATGGTTCTTTGAGTCCTGAAACCAAACTGGCTTTTTGGTATTTCTTAGCGCAAGGAATGGACAACGGTACCATCATTCCTATGCCTCCTGACTATCAACTTCCCCAAGCCGGACAAGACTTGTTAGCACGTATCGAAGGAATGGATTTTCAACAGCAGATCGATTTTCTGCGCGGTGCCGTATTAGTTATGGGTGCAGAGGCTGCGCCTGGATCTGAGATCTAGAAAGATTAGTAAAGTTTGGCTAAATTCTTCTTAAGTAACCCCCGCTAGATTGTTAAGCAATCAGCGGGGGTTTTTTACTATTTAGCCATAGCTAAACTCACCTGTTCTTGCTATTTTGCCTACCACTTCTGGAGCATGAACAACTAAACCCAGATCTTCGGCGTAAGCTGCTAGGAAAGGCTGGCCTAAGTCTAAGCTAGCGAAAGGACTTTCTGAGGGTACTGCTAAATTGGCACTAGCTGCCTTTAGGCGAAACTCAAAATCACTTTTAAACAAAAGTAGATCGGTATTTAGGGTACTGAATGAAGTTCCAGTTAACGGCTGTCGCCACCATGTAGATAGAGGAACTAGCGCATCGCTGTAGCTGATACTGCAAAGTTGCTTATCCCCTTGAGTGACATTGACACGAGAGCGATCGCCGTGAGTCCAACTAAATTCAGCTAGTTCCTTGGGTAGACCCCATATTTTTCTACCACCCTCAACAGAAGCCGCACTGTCTACATAAATATGAGAAACCCAAGCACCGAATTTGCCTGCATAACTCACCATACCGGGGACAACAATCAACTCGTTGTACTGGAGAACGGAACCCGCAACGTAAGAGGATATATAAACTCCAC
The sequence above is a segment of the Microcoleus sp. FACHB-831 genome. Coding sequences within it:
- a CDS encoding orange carotenoid protein N-terminal domain-containing protein, with the translated sequence MVSTSVGAYDQGKEALKSLSIDDQLGLLWFVYTKMGKSVTPAAPGASGSDIAEGLFNQVKALPHPEQLQVQRDIASNANTQISREYGSLSPETKLAFWYFLAQGMDNGTIIPMPPDYQLPQAGQDLLARIEGMDFQQQIDFLRGAVLVMGAEAAPGSEI
- a CDS encoding acetoacetate decarboxylase family protein — translated: MPYPQAPWTLQGFSIQTVHLLDVEKARPLIPPEFEIISVWPGKTLGGVYISSYVAGSVLQYNELIVVPGMVSYAGKFGAWVSHIYVDSAASVEGGRKIWGLPKELAEFSWTHGDRSRVNVTQGDKQLCSISYSDALVPLSTWWRQPLTGTSFSTLNTDLLLFKSDFEFRLKAASANLAVPSESPFASLDLGQPFLAAYAEDLGLVVHAPEVVGKIARTGEFSYG